gaatacggtagaaaatcaagaggtctttagctacaaaggaaaggtacaactagttctttaattccgctgcgtaattagtcgagttttccttgtatcgattttgaatatcaacacaagaggccagcgatcttataCTTTTATCAAGGTGtgttttgatccgtcaagaacttgcttgattgatcaaacacatgtctgatcgaacatgcgggttccTAAGAATAGtcctgtacttgtacaatttttgtatggagaaatttaaacaaaacagaattccagcgccttcacatGTCAGCTATCTGATCGGCCCgttgacttagctggacttcttgccagatattcaGTCAACtcatcgacctatctagacttcgtgtcagctattctgtcagcccgttgacctagctgtaCTTCTttccagatatccggtcagcccgtcgacctatctggacttcgtaccagataTCCAGTTGGCCCGTTGACTTAGTTGAATTTCCTACcatgacctatctagacttcgtactgcatacttaatcatgtggttagatcacaacaaaacctaacttaacttacttatcattcatcaaaacctgagttagattgttaatgcaaattgcaccaacatatctctcctccagttgcttacctccacttaccaactgcTGTCGCTTGACTTTGTATTTGACCTACCATGTCTTCCTGCCAGTTGTCAGATCTATAAACCCAACTGGATTTTGACCGATTGTCAGGTcccacagacccaactggactttttGCCAGATATCGGATCTCGCGGACCTACCTAgacttcacaccaactatcgAGTGTTgtggacctagctagatttcaacctggtgtcaggtccttcagacccgtcaactcttacacacttggtaaaataattagatcagacaacactctaactttaatccccttgtcattcatcaaaatatgagttagaTCATTTGTGTAAATTACACCAAcaggttctacatcaagaatcatGACACTATTTGTTACAAAACTAttcccaattaacacagagttaatgcAAAGTTCCACACAatgactataaaaatttacataataacctaaatcaagaagactaaTAATAGAAactagattccgtcgaatctcaggagtatATAGGACATCATATAGAAATAAGATACATCCATCACGTAGGTTAAGTTTTCAAGTGTCAATTCCTATGACTTTAATCCTTGGCTTGTTtcccacatatatccatttgttgcgaGCTAGTACCCAATGGTACTTCAAATATGTAGCTCCATTACGAGCTACATGGTTTGTTGTTCctaaatctataatccacaaaggataaaaaTCAGCTAATAACACTGAACTTGCAATATAATGCTCATGGAAAAAGATAAAGATGGATCTACTTTTTTCGGCTTAGTACAATCCCGAACAAAATGACTCTTCTTGCCACAATTATAGCAAGTAAGCTTGCTCTTAGGCATCAAGGTCCTGTCTGTGCTGTAGAACAATTAACCGGTTATTCCATGAActgatttacaacctctagaactttttgttcctcaagaacatattatatCTTGAGGTGCCATATTTTGTAGTTacccccatataatttctctcccttattgagttcagctatgatgttcttagttgtcataatctataataaataaacacattatttattatttcagtataATTCATATtcatgtaattaattattgactcagtaTAAATTAGAactggtttacaaaatcaaatgGTAACTATGTTTCCACTCATTATTTGTATATTCCAATCTATTCAATATTGATTAGTTATATTATACACATCccatcaaatgaactaatcattaaatgaattaatcatgcaatgaatatatcattaaatgaactaatcattcttTAAGACTGTTAACACATAATATTCTTTTTCCAAGTTCGTTAAcgcataacataacttttcattaaaataatattgtttataCATAATAATAGTTTCTATTacatgattttattaatatgAGCTTAATACTGTTCACACATAGTGATAGTAATAACAACTGAACTCTACTTTACAAGATAAGCTAGCACCACTCCCACTAGAAAAAAATACAAGTGCAGTGGGCAATACTATCCCGTTCATTCCAGACTCAATGAACGCAAGATTAGCCTTAGTATGATCTATCAGATCCATATTCAGAttcatttctagatcttccacacATTCTTTCGGATCCTCCTCTGTTTCTCCAGGATCTTCCTCCTCAGATTCTACAGGATCCATTTCTAGATCCTCCTCAGagtcttcaggatccatttcTAGATCCTCCTCTAATTCTTCAGGATCTGATTCTTCGAGATCTAGATCATCTTTTGATTCTTTAGGATCTCATGCCAAATGAAGTAAATttctgcacatctctgaatatgagataCTCCCTTCAGAGCAATCCATTAGTTAGTGTACTATATCACGAAGATGTCCCAGCAGTAACCGAATCAGAGCCTATCTTCTTTGTTCATCTAGGATTGGAAACTCTTCTCATTCGAATTTCTAGAATATTCGATCGAGCCAACCAATAAATCATCCAACTCCGTGATCCGGGTCATAATTAAGCTATTTTATCTCCTCttaaagctcatgttgtcgtgcATTGTGACTAGTCATCATGTATATTGTTCGTGGTatctgaaattaaaaataataatattagtaCAAAACTGACAAATTAGTAACAAAATTGGCAAATTCAATTCTCACATATGTATGAAACAATATATATACATAATacataagcaaataagaaaaataaatattcttATATTTGGGGAGTTCCATTTGGCTGACATAATGGATTAGTTGATCGGGAAATACGATCTTAAATCCTTTGTCCTCATTATAACTAATCTAGTTaggatgtttaattattttttttaatctaagttcatttaattaaatcatCCTTATTTATCTGGTTAAATCAACCAATGATTTGAATCAGAATAATATCTACTTGGACCAACATAATCTTATATGGTCTAGTCCAAAATGAATTATATCGATTCAGATTGGACCATTAGATCAATTATAAAAATCCAAATAAAATagtcataattaattaaaaaattaaaacacacacagttctttttttcaattaatttcacaaaaaaaaaactccatgtttgaaaaatatttttttgtttttttttatattttttatcgtGAGAAACTTTcacgttttgttttttttatttatatatttgttgtttttaaaatcatactttttctcaaacaaataaatttgacgAACAAAAGGTTAATGTGCTTCGTCCTCAGCTGCTAACTTCTGCCGCGATGAATGCAGTCGTCAACCAATAGTTTCTTATCGTCGGCCCTCCGACGCCGTCGCTGGCACTCTCCGGCCATGGAAGTCGATTGCCAGCATCCTTTTCGGGGCGACAACGGCGGTAGATCGTGATCCAGTCGTGACTTTGTACGACGACGGCGGCAGATCTCAACACAATTACGATTTCGCCCCATAATGGCAGAACACAAATGGAGCAACCTCCGTCGGCGATTTTTTTTCCGACAAGGAACAGGTCAACGAAGAAATAAGTTTCATGTTTTTTAAAACCAAGGCGACGCTCTGATACTAATATTGCAGCTAATAGTATGAAATACAgaatatataagtaaataaatctcACAGTGATACTTGACGTTAAAAGAACAATCACGATCTAAGGTCGAAAAGCTCTCCTTTGGTTCACAAAGCAAATCTAAATCTGGATGTTCATTGCTTCTATCACCTCCAACTCCTTTTTTTTTCCAATTGCTCTTGGACACTTTTTAAAAGAGAATATATTGATTTTGTAATGGGTGCTTTAATAATACTATGGATGCTTTAATGGCACATAATGAAGGAAGAGGAAGGTGAATGAGTACTAGTTCGGATCCTATGTCCCGAATCTTTTCTGTCCCTATGTCCCACTGCCGATCGGACGATTCAGATTACATTTCAAGGATACTTTGCACATCACaaggatactgcacacatcttaaagatgtcatgatgccttgagatataatctggaccgtccgatcggcAGTGGGACATTGGGACAGAGAAGGTTCGGGACATAGGATCCGAACTAGAATGAGTACCCCTATCATCTTCTCAACATTACAAATATTGCAATGTCCAACAATCCAGTAGCAATCTTGTCAGACTACGGCGGTAGATCTCGACACAATTGCGATTTCTCCCCACGACGGCAAAACGTAAATGGAGCACGACGACCTTTTTTTCAGCGGGGAACAGTAACAGTAATAGTTTGTTAATGAAGAAATAAGTTTCGTGCTTTTTTAGAACAAGGCAACGCTGTGCTACTATTATTGTAACTcatagcatagcatgaaataCAGAATagaatacataaataaataaatcttacaGTGATCTCAGGAGACGATGTTGATCTTCACTTGACGTCGGGAAGAACAATCATATCGAAACAAGGTCGAAAAGCTCTCCTttggttcacaaaccaaatctcaATCTGGATGTTCTTCTTTGCCGATTGCTTCGATCACCTCCAACTCCCTTTTTTCTTATTACTCTTGAACGCTTTTTAAAGGAGAATATATTGATCTTGTAGCGGGAGCTTTAATAGCATATTATGGATGCTTTGATTGCACATCATGAAGaaagatgaaggtgaatgggcaAATATTGCAATGTCCAACACTCAAATCCAGTTCTCGCTTCATGGAGATCGAGATATTTTTGCATAAGAAAATAACGAAAATTGTGAACTCTTTATTTCATCATTTTAATTCATTTCAAGGAGCTAAACATTTTGGTTTTGTTGCGTGCAACGAAGCGATTTTAAAAACTGAGAAGAGTAGAACTTTACTAGCTACCAGATACAGTCCAGCACATTGAAGTTTGAGAGAAATTTGAGAATGTCTTTTTCTCTCTATCTTTTGTCGATAAATATTCCACGTTTATTAATGTCTCACCGTTCAAGATCTGTTCTAACAAAGTACGAAGAATTTATAAAGATGTGGTCAATTCCAAGATGCTACTGGCAGATGAATGGAGTGACGTCTAAACTTACCAGCAATGGCATAAGGAACAGAAGATACTTTCCTCTATGTTTATGCTAATAATCCATTTAGCATCTTATTTGTAATCATTTTCCATAGATGCAACTTGTCGACCAGCTCTACCTAATGGCTAAATGCTCGACAAATCGGACAAATAGAACAATAAAATAGGATATGATTGCATGCAATTAATCACCAATGACTTGGTTGCCTTTGGATTAACTACCAGCATGTCATTTCTTTTTTTATTGTATTCCAACTCTTTATAATGAAGTATCAAATCGACAATGACAGTATGGTTTAGATATACAAGTCAAATAAGGGATCTAGAAAAAGACCTTTTGTAGTATTCTATGAAGAGATGACAGCAACGAAGTCAGTGTCACATTCAGTGCCTATTGACGAGATTTGGCTTTCTTCCCCATGAAATCTGAACgatcaaaatgatttaaaaaactCTCGGCTTACATGTTCGAAGAAGTTACGTTCATGACCAAATAAATCCTTTATACCTCTTACCATAATGCCATTCTCCCTTTAGTTTTCTACCGTTTATAGATACAGCTACAATACAATTGGATCTATGTCGTTGTTACTTACCTAACATGGCACCTTGAGAAATCGTTGAGCTGGTCACACCACAGAGACAGCTACTGCCCGCACATGACTTTCTTTATTCGTATAATCTCTCATGTCTCTTAGTATATACTTTGAAGTTTGAACTGAAACTCGTATAGGTCTTcttgaagagaaagaagaagaatttCTTCTCTTTCTTTGGATCATTTGTGTTGGATTCAGCCTTTCTCAACCATCTCTACACTCTTCAATCGGTCATAGAGAGTTCCGAGAAGGTAGAGAAGGGTTGAAATGGCTAAAATGGAAGATGTAGAAAATGGCGTGCGTGAGGTGAGGAAGTCCCTTATCAAACAAGAGTTGAGTTGCTGCAAAGAAACCTCCACAAATGAAAGCGAATCGATATGCATGGTTCTGCTCTGCACTGCCGTAGCAGTGTGCGGCTCCTTTGAGTTTGGAACTTGTGTAAGTCTTTCATAAGTGTATATAACTTCTAAGGCTTTCGCTGATTCAAAGAAAGCAGTTCAAATGGCTATATATCAATCTCAAGACAAGCTAAATTTTCCATGCAGATGGAGTTCGCATATAAATATTAGTTCACAATCTGAAACAACTAGTTGCAAAGATGCAGTGAAGAATTCTTGTTGCTGTTACAATTTAACTAGCATTCTTTGTTTCACGTTGTAGGTTGGATACTCTGCACCAACTCAATCAGAGATTATGAAGGATATTGGCCTCTCTATATCTGAGGTTAGTACTGGTGTTTCAATGTAAATACAGTCCAAGTTCAGAACCTCAGGGCACTTTTTATGCTATTAGATAGTTAAATCCACAGTTCTGTCTCATGCCTGGGTGTTGACTCaattatgattaaaaatcaaaAGTAGAAAACTACCTATTTATCTTCAGTTTCTATAGGGTGAAATTGAAggatttcattaatttcaatgcCATCTGGAGTAAAGATGTTATAATAGAACTACTACTTCTTAGCAATGATTTCTTAAGGAAAAGTATTTCTCTTGCACAAATGATCAGGACCACAGAATATTCACCATGGACTCTTATTGTCATATTTCCTTGCTGTTTCTACTGCAAAACATGCATGATTCGTCCTCCCAACTTTGCAGTACAGTGTTTTTGGTTCCATATTAACCATTGGAGCAATGATCGGTGCAGTCACTAGTGGATATATTGCAGATTTTCTTGGGCGCAAAGGAGTAAGAATCTTAAAGCTCACCTGTCATATACAATATTCAATTCAGCAGTGTTGATAATATCTAATTGAATGATGCAGGCTATGAGAATTTCAGCTATCATATGTAGCATTGGATGGCTTTCCATTTACTTTGCCAAGGTTGCTAACCAACAGTAGGATTCTTCAATATTCCTCATGATAAGCTACTAAATGTGATCTTTTTTAGGGTCCTTACTTCCTGTATTTTGGAAGGCTTTCCTCAGGATATGGGATTGGAGTACTTTCCTATGTGGTATTGCTTGCTAGattgtttatttcatttcattttttacTTGAGAAATTGCTACATGTTCACAGAGTATCAATCACTACCACCTATCTGCTCGGTTAAGATATGATGATGAGCTCCCTATGACAGGTACCTGTTTTTATTGCTGAAATAGCACCAAAAAACCTACGAGGTGGGCTGACAACCCTGAACCAGGTAAAAAGATCAATTTCCACAAGCTTGTTTCTATAACCATAACTAGGTTGCTTTGGTGACAACAAAGAGATGTACTAATGATATATGCAATTACTTACATTGTATTTCCCTCTCACAGCTGTTGATATGCGCCGGTTCTTCAGTTTCTTTAGTAGTTGGCACTCTTGTTACCTGGAGAACATTGGTGTTAATTGGTAATAAACTAAATCAAGATGCACACACCACAAGCATGAAGATACAATCAAAGAAGATTTCATATGATAATGACCATTATTAAATTCTCTCTCTGCAGGATTTCTTCCATGTCTTCTTCTACTTCTAGGTCTTGTCTTCATTCCAGAGTCACCAAGATGGCTGGTACCTGTTTCATCTACTGTAGACTAAAGTCTTCGGTATAGTACATCCTAAAATTAATCGAGCCCGATCACATGAAATACAATCTCAGGCCAAAATGGGGAACCAAAAAGAGTTCACAGTTGCATTGCAAAAGCTTCATGGGAAAAATGCTGATATCACTAGAGAAGCATCAGAGATTCAAGTGTGTCGTAGTGACTAAGTAGCCAGTTTGTAGTATTATTCAGGAAAAGCTTGAAAAATGAATAATAACACTAAAATACACTGTACATGCAGGAGTGTATTGAAATACAGGAGAGCCTTCCAAAGGCTGGGATTAAAGACTTGTTTCAGAGAAGATACATCCGTTCTGTGATTGTAAGCAAAGTTGAAATTTATTAACATAAAAATAGGCAATAAAAAAAACATACACGCATATATTAATAAGTATCATTGAAACATTCAGGTAGGTGTTGGCCTCATGGTGTTTCAGCAAATTGGAGGCATCAATGGAATTGGATTCTATGCAAGTGAAATTTTTGTATCCGCAGGTAGATAGTAGCTTAGACAATAGGAGGTCCTTGAAAtctacaaaaaaaatattttcaatttcatCACTCATCTGGTATTTGCAGGATTCTCCTCAGGCAAGCTTGGGACAATCCTTATGGGCACTATTCAGGTTAAAATTCTTCTCAATACTGAAACTATCCTCCGAGACTGTTGCTGAAGTAGCTGCTAATAATCTACTTACACAGGTTCCCATCACAATGGTGGGTGCTATTTTAATGGACAGGAGCGGGAGAATTCCTCTGCTCATGGTATGAAAAGTGGTACAGAAATTGCTTGCTCTTCCAATCAAATTCAAAGAGATGAGATACAGTGATATTTTCTTTGTAGGTTTCTGCATCAGGGACTTTAATTGGCACCTTTATCACTGGAGTATCTTTCTTTCTGAAGGTAAGACTGAATCAAAAAAAGCTCAATGAACTTGATTTCAACTAGAACTTAGGTATAAATCTTGAAACAGGAACAAGGAATGTACACGGAATGGGTTCCTATGCTAGTTCTGTGTGGCATATTGGTAAGCAAAGAAATTTTATGAGCATGCCCTCATTTTAGTTATGCCTAAACTTACAAAGGACCCTGTCTAGAATAATTAAAGTACGAAACCCATCAGTGATCCCTTTCTCTTGCAATGGATAGGTGTATTTGGGTGCTTTTTCCATAGGAATGGGAGCTGTTCCGTGGGTTATCATGTCTGAGGTGAGAAATTATAAATTAGCAACCTCTGCCCAAATTTTCTGATGATGTTCTTTGTCGTTTAAGAAAATATTGAAATTCTCATGCTGCCTCAACCTCCTTGTCTGCAACTGCAACAGATATTCCCGTTAAACATGAAAGGAATAGGAGGAAGCCTAGTAACTTTAGTTAATTGGTTTGGCTCTTgggcagtttcttatgctttcAACTTCCTCATGAACTGGAGTGCTCCAGGTAAAGCTTCAAAACTCCAATAATACTTTATGCACAGCATAACTGAAGACATGGTCATCATCCAATGATACTCTTGAATTTAGCCAGAAGATAAAGATATCGGTCTTCATTCTAACAATTTATAGTTGAACagatagaaaaatatatatataatttcaaatAGAATAGTTAAATGAAGCCAAATAAATAGAGAACACACTTGTTTTTTTTTGCTGCTTTGGCATGTCTAGCAAGGCGATCACCTGCTCTTTTCAACTCTTTGCAGGCACCTTTTTCTTATTTTCAGCAGCTTGTGCAACAACTATTCTGTTTGTGGCAAAGATGGTACCTGAGACAAAAGGCCGATCATTGGAAGAGATTCAAGAATCACTCAGTAACTCTCAAGTAACCTAAATAGAGAGTGAAGTGAACTACCTGGATTGATACTGCAAGTGTATTTGAATACAAGACGAGAGCAAATGATGAACCATTTTATTACAATGTCTTAGAAAATTTTCTGCTTTCCTTTCATCCATTCCAAATCATTTTCTTGTTATTGTTCCAAGAATCTAGCAACCAAAGCAACAAGATCTGAAAATATATGTACAATATCAATGTTATCTAAAATTCTGGCAGTATCCTGAATGAATGATGTAGAAATCCAAGGGCAACAATTACTATCTATCTAAAATTCTAGCATTTTTATAAACTATCTGTGTACATAAAAAATAGGATGTTATACATGTCCGCAGCGGTCTGCTCGGCTTTGTCCACAGCAtatcatttctatatatatatatatatatatatatatatatatatgtgtgtgtgtgtgtgtgtgtgtgtgttaaaTGAGAATCTCGGGTTGATTTGGGAGGCGAAGTCAAGGTGAGgtgtgttagattatatatatttatttatttatagcttTTAGTGTAATTTGgtcttttttttatatttagagtttaagaTTTCTTAACTGaactatataagactttatactctatatttctaattattaattttggattcaataatacggttagtttttttttttttttaatttctacatggtattaGATCAAAGTCCTCTTTCTTCGATCTAATTTTTTCTGCCGCTCCCTGTTATTGTTTCTTGTTGACGCTGTCGTCTCCTACTGTTGCTGTCATTTCGGCACCGACGCCTTGTCCTGCTGATTTTGGCGTCGACGACCTATCTTGTTGATTTCGGCGTCGACGCTCTTTTCTGCCAATTTCAATGCCGACGCTCTTTTCTGTCGATTTTGGTGTCGATGTCCTATGCTGCTGATTTCCGCGCCGACGTTCTTTTCTATCGATTTCAGTGATGACGCCCCGTATTACCAATT
This window of the Zingiber officinale cultivar Zhangliang chromosome 3B, Zo_v1.1, whole genome shotgun sequence genome carries:
- the LOC121968202 gene encoding sugar transporter ERD6-like 16, with amino-acid sequence MAKMEDVENGVREVRKSLIKQELSCCKETSTNESESICMVLLCTAVAVCGSFEFGTCVGYSAPTQSEIMKDIGLSISEYSVFGSILTIGAMIGAVTSGYIADFLGRKGAMRISAIICSIGWLSIYFAKGPYFLYFGRLSSGYGIGVLSYVVPVFIAEIAPKNLRGGLTTLNQLLICAGSSVSLVVGTLVTWRTLVLIGFLPCLLLLLGLVFIPESPRWLAKMGNQKEFTVALQKLHGKNADITREASEIQECIEIQESLPKAGIKDLFQRRYIRSVIVGVGLMVFQQIGGINGIGFYASEIFVSAGFSSGKLGTILMGTIQVPITMVGAILMDRSGRIPLLMVSASGTLIGTFITGVSFFLKEQGMYTEWVPMLVLCGILVYLGAFSIGMGAVPWVIMSEIFPLNMKGIGGSLVTLVNWFGSWAVSYAFNFLMNWSAPGTFFLFSAACATTILFVAKMVPETKGRSLEEIQESLSNSQVT